In Caldicoprobacter guelmensis, the genomic stretch TTCTTCTTTACCGGATGATAAGGATATACATTATGGTCATTGCTCTTGGCTCCTCTTATATAAGACTCTGACTTCTCTGCATAATCTTCACCCTGGATAATCAGCATTTCATCTTCTATTACCGGTTTGTCCTTATATTGTTCTCTATATTGAGAATAGGAAATAGTATCAATTTTGGGTAAAATGGTAATCCTACCTAGCATTAGTTCTACATGATTATTCTTTATAGTAACAGTATTCTTTCCCTCTTTAAAGTTAAATACTAGTGGTTGTGTTAAATTATAAATACTGGTATTCAGCACGGCGGTTTGCCATTTGAAAACCCTTTCTGAAGATGGATAAACGTCATTGCCGTAGTCATCCTGTTTATACTGCTTGGTCTTATCCCGCCATATAGCAGGCAACTTTATATTCCTGCTCTCGTAGAATTGATATTCACCATTGATACTCACAGAAATATTTAGGTTTTCCATCGTATTTTGGGCAATAAGATAATCTACAGCAATATGATAACCTCCGCCTTTTGGTATATTCACCTCAAAAGTTAAACTTGATTGCGGAGGAAGGAAGATGACATCCTCGCCATATCCCTTACTCATTTCCTTAGGCAATACCTCTATTCCTGAACCGCCTTGAGCAGCAATATCAGCAGGCCTTACAATTACAACTTGGCCATCCTTTACCAAATTGTGTTCAGGCAAAACCTCAAAATATTTTGGTTCCAGTATCTCTGCATATACCTCATTTACCTGAAAACAATATATAAAAAGTACTGTCAATGCTAATAATATGTTTATTAAAGAAATTGTCTCCTTCAATTTATTTTTTCCCTCCGCAACAAAGATAAAGCATGTATAAAATAGTGATAATTAAGGTATGTAGGAGGTGTATACTGTCAGTATACACCTCCTACATACGTTTAAAATTACTGCCGCATGCGCTTAATAGCTTCTTGGGTGATGTCGTTGGCTTTCTTCTCAAGCTCGGCAGCTAAATCAGCAGCCGTCTTCTTTCCTGTAAAGATTTCTTCCCTCATAGCCTTCTCAATTGTCTTGTGGTAAGCAGTATCGAAGTCAGGCACAAACTTGAAACCATCAACGTATCCTCTTTCTAGATTGTCAAGCATAAACTTAACACCTGGTTTTACATTATTGTAGTTGCACCACTTCTCCCTCACAGTTGGATCGTTAACCGCAGGAATGTGGTCAAAAGTTAAAAAGTCCGGTATCCTATCTTCAGTAATATTGGGATACTTCTTCTTTGCCTCTTCTTTATTGTAATTCTCGATAATTTCTATCCTATCATCGAAAGCTGCAGGGTCATAGGACAAATACTTGATAAATCTAAATGCCGCCTCGGGATTCTTGGTACTAGCAGATATGGCATAGGAGTCACACACGATACCAGGACGTGGTATATCCCCTTTCTCTGCCACCGGGAACGGATAGAAGTCCCAATCAAACCCACTGTATTTTTCGTTTTTATCAAAAGACAATCCCCATGAGAAATCCATCCAAAGAGCAACATTACCTTTTAAGAACACGCTGTACGATTCCTCTTCTCCAAACTTTTCCTTATAAGCATTCTTTATTTTTTCAAAGACGGCATCCCTTTCAGCACCTTCTGGCAAGTCCCACGGATTGGGGAACTGCTCCTCGATTTGCCACAAAGCGATATTCCTATCATGCAACTCTTTTGTAAGGTTTACAGCAAAAATCCATTCGTCTCCCAACACATATTTACTTCCGTCCCAGCAGCCCCAACCAAGCTTGTCATTCATCTGAGCCGGCAAGTGTTTAGGAATTTCGACAATACTGTTGGTCCCTATGGTCTGACCTTTAGTAGTTTTAATCAAAATATCCTTATACTCATCAATTGTCCATGTATAATCAGGAATAGGGATGTTATTCGCTTCAAGCAGCGACTTGTTCACTATAAACCCGTGCAGGAACACATAAGTAGGCAACATAACAACCTTTCCATCAAACGTGGCAGTATCTATCAAGTTCTGGTAATACTTCTTTTCGGCATCCTTTTCCAGGAATGGCTTGAGGTCTATGATCCACTTGTTCTGGATTGGAATAAATGGGTTTTCGACTTCAAATACGTCTGGCATTTCTCCTGAAGCAATTCTCTTCGCTAAAGCTTCATTTCCAAACCATCCACCAAAGTCATCTACTACTACTTTAATATCAGGGTTCCTTTCGTTAAATTTGGCAGCCAACTCCTCAGCCATGACGATGTTTTCCCATGTAGCCCATTTTATTACTACCGGTTCTTTCTTTTCTGTACCACTTTGAGATGTTTCCTGTTTGTTTTCAGAAGATGCGCCGTTTTGCTGTGATGGCTGATTGGTATCTTTGGTGTTGGTACTCTTACCACAACCCGCTAAAACTAAAGAAACCACTAAAATACATACAACCAGCAGTGATAATCTTTTCATAACCAGTTTTTACCCCCTTTTTAGACTTTTTATGTAAAACTCTCATGAAGAGAGTTTTACTCTGACATCTAAACACCTTTCTTTCCAATCTTTATAACTCATCTTTTATTTGTAAAGGCAGATGATTTGGAATTTACTACTTTACTTATCACAATTTTTGTTATAACAATTATTAAATTTATTGTTATTTGAGAAGACTTACTTTCTTTAGTAAAAAAGCACATTAGAACAAGGCTTTGATTTAAATCACTTCATTTTAACGCTATCCCTAATCACTATTTCAGGAGTGAGCTCTAGATGTTTCATCGTCTTACTTCCATGCATGGCCATTATCAAAGTTTGAACGGCTACATTAGCCCATTCTTTTATTGGCTGCCTTACCGTAGTTAAAGCCGGTTTAACATGGGTTGCCAAATTAATGTCGTCAAAACCTGCCAGCGAAAGGTCATCTGGAATCTTTATACCTGCTTCGTCGCAAGCTTTTATTACTCCTATTGCCATTTCATCATTATCACAAAACATGGCCTCCGGAATACGGTTTTGAGCTATAAGTAACTTAGCAGTATTGTATCCTCCTTCTATAGTACGACCTCCTTGACAATAAATTTGAGTAGAGGGATCAATACCACATTCTTTTAAAGCGTCACAATATCCTTTGTATCTCATTTGAGTTTCATAAGTCATGTAGGAACCACCCATAAAGGCAATCTCTCTATGTCCACATTCCAGCAGGTATTTTACTATATTGTAAGCACCTTTATAGTTATCTATAGTTACTGAAAAAATGTAATCCCCCTCTATCTTTCTATCAAGCGTTACGATAGGAAAATCACTAGACGAATACTTAAGCAGAACTTTATCAGAGATATTATATGCTGTAACGATCAGGCCA encodes the following:
- a CDS encoding ABC transporter substrate-binding protein, whose amino-acid sequence is MKRLSLLVVCILVVSLVLAGCGKSTNTKDTNQPSQQNGASSENKQETSQSGTEKKEPVVIKWATWENIVMAEELAAKFNERNPDIKVVVDDFGGWFGNEALAKRIASGEMPDVFEVENPFIPIQNKWIIDLKPFLEKDAEKKYYQNLIDTATFDGKVVMLPTYVFLHGFIVNKSLLEANNIPIPDYTWTIDEYKDILIKTTKGQTIGTNSIVEIPKHLPAQMNDKLGWGCWDGSKYVLGDEWIFAVNLTKELHDRNIALWQIEEQFPNPWDLPEGAERDAVFEKIKNAYKEKFGEEESYSVFLKGNVALWMDFSWGLSFDKNEKYSGFDWDFYPFPVAEKGDIPRPGIVCDSYAISASTKNPEAAFRFIKYLSYDPAAFDDRIEIIENYNKEEAKKKYPNITEDRIPDFLTFDHIPAVNDPTVREKWCNYNNVKPGVKFMLDNLERGYVDGFKFVPDFDTAYHKTIEKAMREEIFTGKKTAADLAAELEKKANDITQEAIKRMRQ
- a CDS encoding LacI family DNA-binding transcriptional regulator, whose product is MATLKDVALKAGVSLATASYVINGKGKISEETARKVLQAASELGYINSKNQLLRKHLPMKNIIGIATSNFKGPFFSELLACIEESAISNGYVLIGYTTAFISNDYSLRHIFDTHRPNGLIVTAYNISDKVLLKYSSSDFPIVTLDRKIEGDYIFSVTIDNYKGAYNIVKYLLECGHREIAFMGGSYMTYETQMRYKGYCDALKECGIDPSTQIYCQGGRTIEGGYNTAKLLIAQNRIPEAMFCDNDEMAIGVIKACDEAGIKIPDDLSLAGFDDINLATHVKPALTTVRQPIKEWANVAVQTLIMAMHGSKTMKHLELTPEIVIRDSVKMK